A stretch of Triticum aestivum cultivar Chinese Spring chromosome 1D, IWGSC CS RefSeq v2.1, whole genome shotgun sequence DNA encodes these proteins:
- the LOC123181408 gene encoding uncharacterized protein, giving the protein MATPPPRVSMWKLSSNNPSVAYWEFKLKVDLTDIWSHQTYKSSMLPQIVPTVALVHPRNAYKVYFFLGQHIFCVNLKKKKLMQCLELDNQELPSLSSLVVHSWNLPAGTTKIHSSGPDESHAPGVHFLVHYNSVDGFLEKAVAVISRSRPELFGMGLDELEEDEDHSLTMEESDDGDDSEMEQLEEGGNDCEMTEESEED; this is encoded by the exons atggcgaccccccccccccgagtcagCATGTGGAAGCTGTCCTCCAACAATCCGTCGGTCGCGTACTGGGAGTTTAAGCTTAAGGTGGACTTGACTGATATCTGGAGCCACCAGACCTACAAGTCTAGTATGCTTCCGCAGATCGTCCCCACGGTGGCGCTCGTCCACCCAAGGAATGCCTACAAGGTTTACTTCTTCCTGGGCCAGCACATCTTCTGTGTCAACCTGAAGAAAAAGAAACTGATGCAGTGTCTGGAGTTGGACAATCAGGAGCTGCCGTCACTCTCCTCCCTCGTGGTCCATTCCTGGAATTTGCCGGCAGGGACCACAAAAATCCATTCGTCTG GGCCTGATGAGTCTCACGCCCCTGGGGTTCATTTCCTGGTTCACTATAACTCGGTGGATGGTTTTCTTGAGAAAGCAGTAGCTGTCATCAGCAG GTCGCGTCCTGAATTGTTTGGCATGG GTCTGGATGAACTTGAAGAAGACGAAGATCACTCTCTTACCATGGAGGAATCTGATGACGGAGATGACTCTGAGATGGAGCAACTTGAAGAGGGCGGAAATGACTGCGAGATGACTGAGGAATCTGAAGAGGACTGA